One Chloroflexota bacterium genomic window, GTGCGCGTCACTTTTTCGGCGGGCCAGCTTGCGTGACAAGCGCCTGAGGGCCAGCGCATCGCAAGCGGCATTGGAAAGTACCCGTACAAAGCCAAATTGAGAATTGCTGACCATAGCCGGGGCGCAATTGACAAACCGGCTCATTCTGTGTTACTTTCCCTCGCGTTGCACACCACAGTCAAACACGGAGGCTGTATGGCGGACACCCAACGAATTGTCGAATGGCTCGGACGGCTGGTTCAGATCCCGAGCGTGGGGCCGGAGAACGCCGGGCCGCGCGCCGGGCAGGCCGGCGAGGCCAAGATCGCAGCGGCACTGGCCGGGTGGTTCAAGCAGGTGGGCGCTGAAGTGACGGTCGAAGAGGTGAAGCCGGGACGCCCGAACGTCTATGGCGTCTGGCGCAACGGCTCGTCACGCTGGGCTGTGGTCGATGTGCACACCGACACAGTCGGCGTCGAGACGATGCAGGGCGATCCGTTCGACGGGCGCAGCGCGGGCGGGCGCGTATACGGCCGCGGCTCGGTCGACACCAAGGCCAGCCTGGCGATTGCGCTGGCGGTGATCGAGGCGGCCCGGCGCGCGGGCCGCAACCTGAACACGAACCTGGTCATCGGCGCGACGATCGGGGAGGAAACGGGTGCGGGCGGCGCCGAAGCGTGCGGCACGTGGGTGCGCGCACGGGGCATCGTGCCGGATCATCTGCTGGTGGCCGAGCCGACGATGTGCGCGCCGATCCACGGGCACAAGGGCGGCGCGGGCATCGAGTTCGAGGTGCAGGGCGTGGCCGCGCACTCGTCGCAGCCCGAACTCGGGCAGAACGCCATCACGGCGGCCGCGCATCTGATCATTGCGCTTGACCAGGAGAACCAGCGCCTGAACCAGTTGCCGCCTACCGGCGACATGGGCCATCCGAAAATGAGCGTGACGATCGCGCACGGCGGCCAGGCGCGCAACGTGATCCCGGACAAGTGCCACGTCATTGTCAGCCGACGCTTGATCGTTGGCGAGAAGCCCGACCAGATCGCGGCGGACCTTTTCGAATTCGCCCAGAAGCACTGTCCGCTACCGGTGACCATGGACTACAAGGGCGGCATCGAAGCGTTCCACCAGTCGCCCGATACGCCGTGGATCCGGCAACTGGCGGAGTGGGGCGGCATGGCGCCGACGACCGCGCCGTATGGCACGAACATGTTCGGCTACGCCGGGCTGGCGAAGGAAGCGGTGGTGTTCGGCCCTGGCTCGATCGAGCGCGCGCACCGCGACGTCGAGTGGGTGGATATTGCCGAGTTGGAGAAGGCCGCGATGATCTACGAGACGTGGTGGGGCGTGCAGTAATTAGGCGGCAAAACACACCGCCAGGGACAACCCCGGCGGTGTGTTTTATTTCACGCGTCCCGCTATAACGCCGTGATCTCGACGCCGCGCTCGGCCAGCAGTTGCCGCACGGTTTCCGGCGCGTCGGCGCGCACGACCGCCAGCGCGCGCGGCCCCGCGTCAAAGCGCGTCAGGTAGGGCGCCAGTTCGCGATCGGCCAGCAACTCGGCGCGCGCTGCGTCATCGCGGAACTCGATCAGCACCAGCGTGCCCAGACGCGCGTCCCCGTAGTATCGTCCCCAGGCGCGGATACGCCGGATCAGGGCGTCGGGCACCGGGCCGCGATGCACGGATTCCAGTCGCTTGATGATCTCGGGCACGCTGATATTCTGCGCGACCGCCGCGCGCACGCTGTCTGCGCTAATGCGCGCCTGCCCGTCTTCGCCTAACTCCGCGAACGCCTCGACCGCACCGTGCGCGAAGACGCTCGGCACGCGGCCGACCATGTGCAGCCGTCCATCGGCGTCGGCGGTCAGGCTGGCGGGCGCGCTGGTCTGTCCGGCGCGTGTGCTGAGCAGCGGCCAGCCCGCCTCGCGCAGTGCGCGGCCGGCGTCGGCGAACGGCGCGTCAAGCAGGGCGACGGTCGCGTGCTGGCGTTGCCCGATCAGCGGCGCCAGGCTTGCCACGCGGTTCAGCGCGTCCAGCGTCTCGCCGCTGTCGGCATGCAGCACGGTGACACTGCGGCGAATGACGATACGCTGGCTCTGCGCCTGCCACTCCTCCAGCGTGCGCTGGACGTTTTGCGGCAGCGGCGCGCCGGAGACCTGGACCAGCCACGCGGCGATGCGCGGCCCATCCCAGCCGGCGCGCTGCGCGCGATAGACCGACTCGCGGCTCAGTGTGTAGCTCAGCGCGTTGTCGCCGCCCTCGAACTGTGCAAACTCCTCGAGCGTCAGCAGCACGTCGTCGCGAATCGGCTCCATGGCGACGATCTGGTAGTTGGGCTGCACCACGATGCGCCCGCCTTCGTGATCGAGCGCAATCTCGCCGCCCTGCCCCAGCAGCCACGCGCCGAAGGCGTTCAGCCGGTAGGCGACCAGCCGCTCTTTCTCGTAGCCCAGATCGATCAGGCCGAGCCAGTGCAGCGGCCCGCTGAGCATGTGCGCCAGGATGGCCGCCTCAACCTGCTCCCAGCCTTCGGCTTCGTCATGGATGCCCGGGTATGAGACGTTGTACGGATTGCCGCCGCCGATGTACGGTGTGTAGTACTGCCCGTAACTCGAGCCGTAGGCCATCGGCTGGCGCGGGAACAGGAACTGGTAATCGGCCAGCCGCACGCGGTCCAGCAGATCGGGGAGCGCCACCCAATGATTGACGCCGAGTTGCACGCAGTGCTTGAGCAGCATGGCGCGCGCCACCGCCAGTTCGGCGGGCGCGCGGCGCCGGCGATCGTAGCCGCTGGCGCCCGCCGGCGCGAGCAATTCATTCCAGTACGTGCTGGTGCGGTACGACTCGAAGGCGCGATTGGCACGCTCGGCCGCCGGTCGCGCCCAGTAGCCGTCGTCGACGGGGCTAAGCGCTGTGCTCTGTCCGATCACCTGACCGTCGCCGTCGCGCAGCAGATTGAGCGCGCGCAGCAGCTGGCGCGCGAAGTACAGGCGCGGCAGGTCATCTTCGCCGGCCTTGGCGTCGGCGCTCCAGCCCAGCAACTTGACCAGCTCGCGCGCGTCTTTCTTGTACAGCCAGCCGGTGGTCGAAAGCGTCAGGCCGCCGCTGCGCCGCGCGTAGCTCCAGATGCGGGAGAGATCGCGTTGAAAGATGCGCGGCGAACCTTCGACGACGCGCGCCGGCGCGACCGCGGTGCGCGCCAGCTCCGGCGGCAGCGGCAGGTGCGGGCGCACCTCATCCGGGATGATCAGCTCGATGCCGAGATCCCAGCCCAGCACCGTGCGATATCCGCCGGCGGCGGCGACGCCGCGCGAGAACACGATGCCCAGCGCCGTCAGGTGCGCGACAGCGTCTTCGAGCGCGGGCTTACCGGCGTAGTCCGGGTTGCCGGGTTTAAGCTCCTGCGAGTAATTGTCGCGCCGCTCGCTGGGCTTGACCAGCTTGCGCGCCAGCAGGACGCGCCGCAGGGCGAAGGCGTTCACCACATGGCCGGAGCGCTGGACGTGCGCGATGATCTCCTGCTCCACCGGGCGCGCGTCTTTCAACGCGCGCGCGATGCCGTCGGCCCGCGCCAGATCCCTGGCCAGCCGCTCCATCACGTCGTTCTTGTTGCCCTTGTCGCCGGCACCGCGCTTGCGCGCGATCGCCTTGAGCGTGTTGGCGTCGTAGCCGGCCAGCAGGTCGATGAGTTTCATTGCGCTGCCTGCTTCACCAGCGGAGTGTAGCCCTTGCGCGTCAACTCGGCCATGAACTCGTCGACCGCGTCGTCGCGCACAGCGACCAGGCGCGGCGAGAACTGGTGGATGATCAGCCGGCGCAGCGAGGTGCCGGCCAGCAGTTCGCGCAGGGCGATGTCGTCTGCCAGCTCGATGACGGTGAGCTTCTCGTACAGGTGCAGACGGCCGAAGTTGGCCGCCAGTCGCTCGGCGAGCGCGCGCAGATCGGCAGGCAGCGGCGCGCCCATGTCGGCGAAACGCTGCACGATCGCGGCCGCGCCGATGCCGCTCTCGACAGCGCGCGACAGCGCGGCCGCGGTGACGCGGAATGTCAACGGCGCGCCGGCCGGTTCGGCCAGCGGGCGCAACTGCGTGAGCGCGTGCGCCGCCGCGCCGCCGCGCACGCGGAATGTCTGATGGTCGAGCCAGGCCACGGAATCGCCGGGGGCGGTCGCCGGCGGCGCGCCGGCGCGGCCACGGCTGACCAGCCACGCGCCCAGCGGCGTGATGCGAAACGCGGCCAGTTTGTCGCCGGCATAGCCGAGCTCGACCACGCCGAGCCAGTTCAGCGGCCCGCACAGCATGGCGTTGAGCGCCGGCCGCCAGGCGGTCTGCCAGTCGGACTGTCGTGTGGCGTCCAGCCGCCGGTGCGACTTCGCGTCGGCGAACCACCAGGTGCTCGGCTCGGTGCTATGGCGGAAGAAGTCCGCGCGCCAGGCGCGGACGATGTCGGCCAGCGAATCGAACGCGAGCCATTCACCGGCAGGGCAGCTGCGCAGCAAGCGAGCGATAAACTCCCGGCCCAGGCCGATTTCGGCCGTCAGCGCCGGCATGTCGAACGTCGGATCAAGTCCGCTGCGGCGCAAGACCAGCGGCGTGCCGGCGAATGCCATACGCAATTCGGCGAATGCGCCCACGCCGGCCAGGTAGCCGTCCCACACGGTCTGGATCTGCTCTGCGATCGTTTTCGCCTGCCAGTGAGCGCGCAGCGCGGGGTCGACGGCAACCGCGCTGTCGGCGCGCGCGGCGGCCAGCCCCATTCCGGTCATATCGGCGCCCAGCCACGCAGCGAAGAAGCGCGATTCGCCCGTCAGCGCGCCGAGCGCATCCAGCGACTCGTCCGTCAAACGGCTGCGCAACGGCACCGTCAGGCCCTGAAAATTGAATGACGGGCGCGGATCGCCCGCTTCTTCCGGCATGATTTCCCAGCCGCCCTGCGCGAACGGCCGGGCCCGGCCGGCCGGCACGTTCTGCACCCGCATGTGCAAGGGCGCCTGTGTCGTCATGTCGAGCGCCGCGTCGATCCAGGCGGTGACCGGCATGGCCGGCGCGACGACGCGCAAGCCCTTGGTCCGTTCAACCGGCTTGACGTGCACGGGCAGCAGCGGCACGTCTTCGCCGTGCAGCACGGGCGACCAATGGTAATGTGGCTGGCCGTCTTCGAGCATGCAGGGGAACAGGTAGCCGGCCGTCTGCAAGCCCTCGGTCGCGGGACGCGCGCGCCCGGCGTCGCCGCTGCGGCGCCACTTCCACGCCTGGAGCAGGTCGCGATCGGCCGGCGCATCGGTCAGTCCGTACAATGTGTTTTCAATCTGCAGGAGCAGTTCTTCGTCCGGCGTGAGTTGCGGCGGCGCGGCGGCGCCCAGTTGCGCGGCAAGCGTCTCGATGATCGGCGCTTTGGCATTCCCCTGTAATGGGATGCCGCGCCGCGCCGCGACCGCGCGCAGTTGCGCCACGCTCAGGCCGTCGAGCATGACCGCCAGCCGCGCCAAATCCACGTCGGCGCGCGTCCAGTTCAACTCCGTCTGGATCGTCGCGAGGGTCGACGCTGGCGCATTGATGTTCAGACGGCTGAACGCGTTACGCACTTCCGGCGGCGCGCGGCGCACCAGGCGCGCCATGGCCTCGATCTCGATGGAGGCCATCCCGCTGGCTTTGCGCTGCTCGGGCGTCATGTCCAACAGCTCAAGCACGGAGCCAGCGCCGCCGTCATAGTCGCCCAGACCGGCGAACGTGTGCGGCGCGCGCGCCCAGGCGTACAACAGCGCCGCGACGTGCACGCAGGGGGTGCGGTCGCGCGGCTTCTCGGAGCGCGGGCAGTCGCAGGCGAACGTGTCGGCATCGAGCTCGAAGCGCGGCCGGCGGATCTGGCCATCGTCGAGCACCACCGCCGAGAGCGTGCTTTCCGATACATTGCACATGCTGACGGTGCCGGTTTCAAATAGGAGCAATCCGGCGGCGGCCACTATCGGGTCGACGAGCTCGGCGATGTCCTCTTCGGTCAATTCCAATGGACCGTACTCGTCGTAACTATCGTCGTCGTCGAGGTATTCGTATGTCTCGCGAGGTTGGATGCGTTTGGGCATGATCGTTGATGCCGCACTGTGGCGGCGCGCAGAATGAGCGCTCCGGCACGTCGCCGGGCGCATGGTATGCTAGCGCGCATTATACCACTACGCGGGGCCATCTGATGATTACCCGCACAGCAATTCTCATTTTGGCCCTGGGCGGGTACTTTCCATTGCCGGCTTGCTATGAACTGGCCCCCCTGGTGCTTGTCACGCATGCTGGCTCGACAAGAAAGCGGCGTTGCCCTCCCCCCGACCCCCTCCCAACTTCGTTGGGAGGGGGTCGGGGGGAGGTGCGCGGGGGAGCAGGGGCCAGGGGATGAGGAGGCCACCTGGCGGCCGACTCCAAAATGAGAATTGCTGTTACCCGCATCGTCGACCCATCGCAGGTTTCAAGGCCTCACAGGTTCTCTGCTGCAAAGTGTACGAGCTAACTGGCGGTGGAGGTGG contains:
- a CDS encoding helicase-associated domain-containing protein, yielding MKLIDLLAGYDANTLKAIARKRGAGDKGNKNDVMERLARDLARADGIARALKDARPVEQEIIAHVQRSGHVVNAFALRRVLLARKLVKPSERRDNYSQELKPGNPDYAGKPALEDAVAHLTALGIVFSRGVAAAGGYRTVLGWDLGIELIIPDEVRPHLPLPPELARTAVAPARVVEGSPRIFQRDLSRIWSYARRSGGLTLSTTGWLYKKDARELVKLLGWSADAKAGEDDLPRLYFARQLLRALNLLRDGDGQVIGQSTALSPVDDGYWARPAAERANRAFESYRTSTYWNELLAPAGASGYDRRRRAPAELAVARAMLLKHCVQLGVNHWVALPDLLDRVRLADYQFLFPRQPMAYGSSYGQYYTPYIGGGNPYNVSYPGIHDEAEGWEQVEAAILAHMLSGPLHWLGLIDLGYEKERLVAYRLNAFGAWLLGQGGEIALDHEGGRIVVQPNYQIVAMEPIRDDVLLTLEEFAQFEGGDNALSYTLSRESVYRAQRAGWDGPRIAAWLVQVSGAPLPQNVQRTLEEWQAQSQRIVIRRSVTVLHADSGETLDALNRVASLAPLIGQRQHATVALLDAPFADAGRALREAGWPLLSTRAGQTSAPASLTADADGRLHMVGRVPSVFAHGAVEAFAELGEDGQARISADSVRAAVAQNISVPEIIKRLESVHRGPVPDALIRRIRAWGRYYGDARLGTLVLIEFRDDAARAELLADRELAPYLTRFDAGPRALAVVRADAPETVRQLLAERGVEITAL
- a CDS encoding M20/M25/M40 family metallo-hydrolase encodes the protein MADTQRIVEWLGRLVQIPSVGPENAGPRAGQAGEAKIAAALAGWFKQVGAEVTVEEVKPGRPNVYGVWRNGSSRWAVVDVHTDTVGVETMQGDPFDGRSAGGRVYGRGSVDTKASLAIALAVIEAARRAGRNLNTNLVIGATIGEETGAGGAEACGTWVRARGIVPDHLLVAEPTMCAPIHGHKGGAGIEFEVQGVAAHSSQPELGQNAITAAAHLIIALDQENQRLNQLPPTGDMGHPKMSVTIAHGGQARNVIPDKCHVIVSRRLIVGEKPDQIAADLFEFAQKHCPLPVTMDYKGGIEAFHQSPDTPWIRQLAEWGGMAPTTAPYGTNMFGYAGLAKEAVVFGPGSIERAHRDVEWVDIAELEKAAMIYETWWGVQ
- a CDS encoding helicase-associated domain-containing protein, whose translation is MPKRIQPRETYEYLDDDDSYDEYGPLELTEEDIAELVDPIVAAAGLLLFETGTVSMCNVSESTLSAVVLDDGQIRRPRFELDADTFACDCPRSEKPRDRTPCVHVAALLYAWARAPHTFAGLGDYDGGAGSVLELLDMTPEQRKASGMASIEIEAMARLVRRAPPEVRNAFSRLNINAPASTLATIQTELNWTRADVDLARLAVMLDGLSVAQLRAVAARRGIPLQGNAKAPIIETLAAQLGAAAPPQLTPDEELLLQIENTLYGLTDAPADRDLLQAWKWRRSGDAGRARPATEGLQTAGYLFPCMLEDGQPHYHWSPVLHGEDVPLLPVHVKPVERTKGLRVVAPAMPVTAWIDAALDMTTQAPLHMRVQNVPAGRARPFAQGGWEIMPEEAGDPRPSFNFQGLTVPLRSRLTDESLDALGALTGESRFFAAWLGADMTGMGLAAARADSAVAVDPALRAHWQAKTIAEQIQTVWDGYLAGVGAFAELRMAFAGTPLVLRRSGLDPTFDMPALTAEIGLGREFIARLLRSCPAGEWLAFDSLADIVRAWRADFFRHSTEPSTWWFADAKSHRRLDATRQSDWQTAWRPALNAMLCGPLNWLGVVELGYAGDKLAAFRITPLGAWLVSRGRAGAPPATAPGDSVAWLDHQTFRVRGGAAAHALTQLRPLAEPAGAPLTFRVTAAALSRAVESGIGAAAIVQRFADMGAPLPADLRALAERLAANFGRLHLYEKLTVIELADDIALRELLAGTSLRRLIIHQFSPRLVAVRDDAVDEFMAELTRKGYTPLVKQAAQ